The Xylocopa sonorina isolate GNS202 chromosome 11, iyXylSono1_principal, whole genome shotgun sequence genome includes the window AAAATGTCCCTGGAGGAACTTTCGACGTTACGTAATGGCCACTTTCATGCATGATTTGATTCCGCGACCGATCATATTTCAAAAAGAATAATCATTCTTCTCATTCGACTGCAATCGCGACACGCTGAACCATCTTTTTGCGAAACCCACGAATAGAATATTCtcgatttctcctttttttttcattcacgATAGTCGGATCGGATCGAGCCGCGAACGAACGAGCCAAGACACGAGAACGACAACGCGCGGAAAGGCCATTGGAAATCCTCCTTGAAACGAATAAGAGGATCGATAAAATAAAGAATGTCCCTCGTATGACTCAAGAATGCGGCGATTCCTTCATTCCCGGTGGCATTTTAAACGACTTGCGTAATCCCGTGGCGAGAAAACGCTTGTTCGATTCTCGAATCGGATATCGCCCGAATATCTAGCCTGAATTACCATTGCTAGTTCCGGTACCGGTTGCCCGTCGAAATCGCCGCTGGAAACGAGCGAGACGCGAACCTCGTGCGTTAGGTGTCTGTAATTCCGTAAGAACCAACAGGTTTATTTCCGCTTCGCTATAACGTATCCGCGTCGGGGCAGATAAAATGAATTACCGTATAAAGTCGTTCCGTGGAATGGCGCTAGTATTCTACAAGGCTGGTATACTGTTTCGAGGCTTACGCGTACGTTTTAGTACACACTCCACACATCGTTATTCTTCTCACGAGAATTCCAGGAGTCCCGTCGATTCTAATGTGCCGTCGCGGCCGTGCCAAGCGGCAGCGGTTTCGTTTCTAATGAATTTTTCAGGGTCGTGCGTTTTTCCACGTCTCTTAATAAATAATTTACGATGCTGCGTCGCGATACTGCGCGCGAGCCGCGTCCGACGCGGTCGCGTCGAAGGGTTAGATCGAATCAGGAAGCAGAACAGAACCGCTACCTGGTAGCACTTCCACCTGGGGGTCCCGCCAACAGGCCAAGGACTATCGTTCCGATATATTCTTACAAAACTGGGTTGACTCACGATGTTTTTGTTCATATTCCCGTGCAACGGGGCCGCTTTCGACGGTGACGTTAGTTTGACGTTGCTAAATATCGTTTGCTCACGATTGTGCGGTTACCTGGCATACTCTCGTAAAATTGAAGTCCTCTATCATTGCGGTCCACGTATTTTAATTACCATGCGATTCTTTGAGACTTTATACGCATTTATGTCCATTAAATTGTTACTATCGggtatatttctttcaaaaatATCCCGTCTGCTGTACATTTGCATACATTTCCATCGAGAACCGAGGTTAATACTCGAAATAAATTTCTGGTACGCCCCGAGAAAGAGTATTCGACCGGTTTTTACATTCATAGACGTAAACGTGAACTTCTCGATTTTTTCCTCCTAAGAATTCTCAACGATTCGACGATCCGCGTTCATTGTGCAACGGAGTACTCCGTGCTCGTCGTCTGGCACGTTTTTCGCGTAACCCACCAGGGGTTTCGATGAGTCACAGGGTTCTCTCGACTACCACGGGCCTAGTTGGTTTTAGAGAAAGTGTCACGTGACACAATTTTATCCCAATAACCCGTAATCGCGACGAGAAAAAGGTGGACAATGGTGCACTGCGTGGGAACGTTCACCGATAATGTTCGAATTCACGCTTTTGTTCTTTCGGTAGGACGAATTCTTGGGTAATTTCCTGGTAATTCGATTATGTCGGAATTTACATAAAAGCGGGGTAAAAAGGTAGGCAAAATAGATACGAGACGCGGTCCAATTGTCAGGTCACCGTCCGAAAGAAAATCGCGACGGACTCGCGATTACGTGAACCCGTTAGAAAATAAGTTTCCGCCAAGTTTTCTTGCCGTACGAAATTCGCAACTCGGTCGCCGCCGGCAGCCGTcctgttttaaataaataacgACGATCATCGCGTTCGTTTCAGTAATGCGACCGCTCCTCCGCGATAACGATCGCCATGAGGAACGATATCTGAAACATTCCGCATGCGCACGTTGAAAATTCCCGCGGAGAATGCTCGAAATTTATTTAATGCGACACGATATTTCTCGCACCGTCGTAAATGTAAAGTTATGGAAAACTATGTAAACGTGGTAAAGTCGCATAATTCATGCATAGACGATCgtatatttaaaataatatttaaaccgTGAATGTTGCTAACCTTATAATTGCGCGATTTGCATCAGGTTGGGACCGACTCAGTGAACTCGAAACGGTTTTCAAACGTGACTGGAACCAGAATTTCCAGCGTCACCTCGGTTATTCCTGGATGATTGCATTTTTTATCACGTCGCGTGAAAGTGAAATCGATTATGACCCAGCAGCGGATATGCGACTTACGGCGCCTAGATTTGCATATGGAAAAGTATTCGTGCGCACCTCACTCCTCGATCGTTTCATATTCTATTCGGGGAACTATTCCGCGTAACCAAGCTGAAGCGTACCGCGAGGAACTAAGCGAGCGTCGGATGAACTTCAAAGCGATCCTAGCGCGATTCATAGACCAAACCAACAGTCTAGCATTTTGCAATGGCCAACGATCAATCGCGATTTTACCGACAGTAAGAGTCGACCGGCGAATCGGTCGCTGAAGTCCTCGATTATTGTTGCTTTCGTGCACGATCGCTAGACGGAGACACCTCAGCCGCCCTTTCACCGTTAAAACAACCCCCGAATCGGTCCCTTCCTCGCGGTCCTCTGCAACCCCGACCTCCATCTCGCGGAAGTAGAACCTCGACGCCCATCGCGCGTTGCGAAACGCGGGGATACGTGCCACCTGGCGTTCGCGCAGCGACAGGTGTTGGGACACTCCATTAACTGTAATATAACAGggtgtgttttttttttacccGTTCGCCATTTTCTTGAGACACACAGATTTAAAATGTCGCCTGTGCACGGATCGACGACCTGCCGCGAGCTGGCCTCTATGTCGCACGGATGGCAAATGAAAGGTAGACGGTGCTTGATTATAGATCGTACAACCGGCGTTGATAAGTTCCTACGAATTCCACGGAAACCAGTTTCTGCTGGGTGCCGACGAAGTCGAGTGTGTTTGCAATCTGGTCAGCTACGGTCGCTCGATTCTGTTTGCCCTTTGCGAACGCTAGGCTCGATTTTTTCCACTTTTTTCCTCTTTGCGTCAAAGCATTCTAAAAATAAGCGAACGAAGAAAGGACAATCGTGGAATACTACGGATACACATGTTCCTTTCGTTTCGTTCCCTCCTCTTCGGTGTTCCCATTCGTTCTAATTGGATAAGAGACATCTGGTCGATATAATTGTGAcacaattctctctctctcctctttttttcctcCTTCGACTGTTTCCCTTTCGTGGTGAACCTCGATCGAGCGCGATCCATTCTTGCGATCTCATTGTACGCACAGCGATGGTCGATGGAACGTGCACCGTTGGAGACGTCGAAAGTGAACGCGTTCGACACCGCCAGATATTTCAGATACTTATCGGCCGTTAAGAACTCGATCGCGAGAGATTATGCAACGGTGGTCGATCGTGTTGAATTTTTCATGTCCTCGGGTGAAGTTTTGCCCCTTTTATTACGCCTCGTCGGAGAAACGCAGGGGTTGCCGCGAACAAGATACACACGTTCCTTGCGCAACACCAACAAGCAGTTaccgagagagagaaaaaaaaggacttGGACAACGCGATGCTCACAGGCGAACGTTTTGACGGAGTCTAATAGACGGAACGGGTTCGATCGATAGAAAGTAGTGTCGCGCGTTTCaattcttctcttcttttttctagCCCGTGGTGTGCTCGCTGAAGCGTCCCCGAGAcgtttataaatatatttattagacgctAACGGGATGATTTTCCGATCGCGAAAGCTACTGCTAATTACCGTTGTCGTTACGTCGTCGCGCGTATCGGTTCGCTCGACATCGCGGATCCAGGAACCAGGAAGGAAATTAATGCCCGTCGATTATTCGCCTACCGAATCTCGTTTCTCCTTTTCTCTTTTCGCCGGCTGAAATTCTGTAAcgagcattttttttttttatttctctcgGCTCGATCGACGGCATTTCGACGAATCGGAAGCGTAATTAATTACGGCTGGGCCTGTAAAAATTTCACGAGATTCCTGCAATGTCACCGAAGGGAAAAAGTGAAAGGCATCTCTCTGCTTTCGTGGCTGCTCTGCCTCGGATCACGCGCCGGGGGGATACGTGAAATTTGAGATCGAAAGCATGAAATTTGAATGACCCACTGCGAGCGGAGGCGAGGGATACACTTGCGAGCTGGCTTTCCGCGCGGACGCTTGTACTTTGAACCGAATGATTCAACGTTGACTCGGATTAGGTCGTGCGTTGTTGCGAAATAACCATAAAAACTTGACAATCATTCGCGTGTTATAGGGCGCAATGTCGTAGAACGTTTTTAAATAAGCGGTAATCACTTACAGCGAATTAGCCGGGAGTAGAAGTAATATAAATTACAGCTTTGTGAAACGAGCCCAGGGTAATCAACGCGAAACTGGGAAAACAACTCAAACTGAACTGCGTCGTAACGAAACTACTTGCTTACCATTGCCTTAGGAATATGCCATGCATTGGGGAAAAAATGCTACGGTATACGAAAACATCCAGTCGTCAAGGGCGGGTCGACGGGAGGAGAACACTTCTTGCGGCTGTCGTGGCAAAATCGTCGATAAAAAGTGAAGACCGACAAAAACGGCACCCGTTATCCTCATAAAAGCAACCTCTGCTTGCACAAGAAAAGTCCCCGATGCATTCATAATTTTTTAACAGCCGCCCGATTCTTCAATGTAACTTGCAAATTTGTATTGCATCGGTGAGCGCGTGAAATTCTACGAACGTGCGCAAACATTCGAGCGGATGAATGCTTGGCTAAAAACAGATGGCCGCGTTGCCCGGCGAACTTTCCAATCCACGTGAACGATCAATAATCGCTGGCAAACGCGCGTTAATTCTCAAACATATTTCTAAAGTTGAATTTAAATGTCGAGTAACGAGAAAATTTTAGCGTCGTTTCGCGAAGAGCCGTCGCCGATGACGGAAGCGGCGAGGGAACAACGACGCGTCTGATGGCAGCCGTGACGTAACGCGGTTGCACAAATAAGAATGGACCCGGCTACGCGTCGTTCGCGAGCGAATCGCGAATAGCCGCGGGTATTGAAATTCTATCGAGCAACGATACCGACCTTGGAGGGATCTGCACCAGAAAAGGTGATCAGCTGGCGTCTGGCGCGATCGTCGTGGCGCGATAAGGTCGCTTGAGGCTGGTCAGTAAACCGATCTAACGGTGTTTGTCGTAACACGGTTCGATCTCTGGCGTGCGTTGCGAAACCTGTTCGACCAAGAATGGTCCGCGCGAAACCGTAATAGAATTTACGTATCACACCGTAACTAATCCTAGCCAGGTCTCGATCGAAGCGTATTACTATTGATATTCCATCGAAAATTCATCCTGGCGTTATCTTAAAAGCGTTGCGTCGACAAGGGTCGATGTAATCCGAGCAAAGTCTTGAATCGACTCGAGACCGCATGTTATTAGCTTAACAAACACCAGCGAACCAGCGTGGTAACTTTCATCGGCGTGGGATCACGTTGAACTTGTCCTTGCTTTGTTTTTTACTAGGTATGATTAATGGTCGTAGTAGTAGGAGATCGTTCACCGCGTATAGAGGGCATTGTCACAATCAAACACCTCGAGATCGCTACCACCAATTGGAGAAGATTCTGCTGCTTCAAATGGTATTTATCAGGACCACGATTTGAGGAAACAGTCACTCTCGACGTAACCCTTTTGCGAGACACTTCGTTTCATTCAGGAAACATCGTCgaaatgtaaaataaaatatggaAGCTAGCTCATCCGTAAAGTATCATTCCCAAGTTCTTCAGGGTGTCCATTAAGAACCATAAATTTGACGTTCTTACGAAATTCTCGAATCGTTCGCAGACGATTTTCAGATTAGACGGACCCTACGCGTTGCGGAAGCCTGTCGTCAGTTGCGTTTCGCGTGTGCCGTTCCTCCTACTGGAGAACGCACCCCCGTAATTAAGAACGCAACGACGGAAGTGAGTGCACTAGCCGGGACGCAGTGCATTGTCATTAGAAATGCCGATATCACGATCGACTCACGGAAAAAGTGCACGCTTCCACGATCAAGAAGAAAGGAAAGGGGCGATCGATCCTCCATTCGCTATAAAACAACCACCTCCCGAGGAGTACGTTCAGTTTTCACGTCGCGATTCCACgtcgattttctttttttcttttaactaCGTTTGTGACCAACATGAGGAGCATCCACTAGAAGCGTACATGTTCCTCGTATCATTCGAGCAACTACTCATTTTGTGACGGCTTCGCGGAGATGTCACGGTGTCGAGAATCGTCGATTAAATTCGCGTGGACTTTGAAAGACGATTGATCTTTCGTCTAATTAAATACCATACACATATATTCGTATCGattacacttcgaaagattCCTGTTGCCCTCAGGATAAGATCGAGAAACGAAAATGATGTTCCTATTGTCGAGAATGCCACCAGGGTGTTGTCTGATGCTGGCGGTAGTAGCGACAAGTCTGGTGACTTCGATGCCCGCACCACCGTCGAAGCGATCGACGGAGGACGCGAGCGACGCGAGAAGCGGGTTCTCCAGTGTGCCAAAGATTCTAGAGATCCAGTTACCACTGAAGATCGCGTCCAAGGATGATTTGGTGGCCTGGGCGAAGTACGTGATGGGTCTGATGGCGTCCAAAATTAATATCACGTTGACCACCGTGAAAGAGGCGCCATCGAAGTCCAGCGGAAGCGTCAGGGTTCCCGATAACGCGAGGCAACCGCAGAACACTAGAAATTCCGCGTTCAAACATTTCGAGGACACCAGACCAATCAACAACGTGCGACATTTTGGAAACGTGAACAACTTGGAGAGTTCTAGATACGCGGAGAACATTAGGAACCTTGGACACTCAGCGAACTTCGATCGATTTAGAGTCCCCGCGAACGACGGACGTTCAGAAAACATCAGGAATTCATTGAGAAATGGCAATATTCAATTGCCCAAGGAAAAAGTACTTCCCAATCAGCAATTACCAACCATATCGATCAACGGGATAACCACAAGCGGTTTGTTCAATAATCGACAATTGTACCCGACGTTTGGCAACATCGAAATCTCGGACACGACTATTCCAAGCCCGTTGGAGATAGCGGCGAACATAAATGTCGCGAGATCGAAGATCAAACTGACGGAGCAACCGTTCGTCCCGCAGTTTCCGGACTTCGTACCTATCACGGACACGGATATCGATAGTATCTTTCGAAACAGAAGCGGAATTACGCCTCCCTCGAGGAACTATCTACCCGTCCCTACGACCACCGATAACATCAAGTTCCCGAACGACCCTTTCGTTACCAGATACTTCTTCGACGGAGTCGAGAGGAACATTTCCAGCAACGTAGACGTCCATCCGTCCGAGATCGCTCTAACAACGCGCAACCCTCTGTTCTTCGGCGAGGATCTACCCTTACCCGTGAAGAGCGTGGACCTTCTATCGCAACAGAGGAACACGAGCTCAATAAAGCCGTTATTCAACGTTCCTTTTCAGGCAGTGGTCACGTTCACTCGCGGTGAACCCGTCGAGGTGACGACATCGCGGAACGAGGGTAGTAAGTACTTCACGGTGGCGACCAGGGATCCTCTCGATCAATTTCCACCGTACTTCGATACCAATTACACTCTGAGCAACGAGCCAGGGACGCAGATCAACGTGGTTTTCGACGACGGCAGTCGGGTAACGGAAGTGAGGAACGACACGCGGAAGGAAGAGAGGAAGAAGCAAGAGAAGAAGAAGGGTGGTTCGAAACGGCAGAAGTCGCAGAAGCAAAAGTCGGACACGCGTCAACCGTCGCCGATTGGAGAGTTTCTGAAGACGTTCGTCGCGGTGAGGAGGAACAACACGCCGTCCGCGGATCTCACGCCACCCCCGCTGAATCAACAGGTGTCCTCGACGACGCAGAGGGTGCCTGCGCGACAGAGGGTGCCACCGCCTCAGAGGACGCAGCTCTATCCTCCGCCAAAGCCACCTGTAAGTACGGTTGCGACACGTTGCAGCAGGTTCCTGGAAAAATTCAACTATTTATGTACAAGTGCAACGAGCCTGAGTCCGTTGGTCTCGCTAATATTAATGCGACGGCAGTAGATAAAGTCGGTACAAATCGACCGGGCATGTCGCGCGTTTCTATTGGCGCGACCAATATCGAGCCAGAATCCGCAGCACATAGGCGATTGCAGCATAGAAAGGAACACGCGTGTCACAACGGTAGTTAAGTAGGaaaaaataaagagaaaaaaaagaaacgaaagatgGAGAACCGTATGATTTGGTGATAACTAGTCCGGTGAAAGGCGCGCGCGTGTACGTGTCAACCATTAAAGCGGCGTCTTTTATAGCGCGAAATTTGGCGAGCCTGCCCTCGAGGTTCTCGTCGGCGCCATTTCGATGCGCTGATTGCACAATCCCTGACGAACACGCATCTACGAAATGGCGTTAGCGTTCAAAGGTTTCGCTCCGTTGGGAAGCCAATGAAATCGAAAGCTGCCGTTGCGTAATAGGATTCGTTAAACGATACGTATGCGACCGTAGGATCGTTACAGGAACGACGGAATCACGGGAACGAACACATCATGTTTAGCGAGAAAGCTAATTTCATGGTGTTACGAGTTCGTCCTGTTCGATTTTCCGGAAGAGACACCCGTCGACTGAGCGTTGTTCAAAACGATCGTCTCAGACTACGATTTCGTTAACCGCTTGCGCAATCGACATGCCGCGAAGGTTCCTCAGATCCGTCGAACCAATAATCGTTGCCTAACTCGCGTGTGACCTGACTCGACTTTGCTCGATGTCGCTTGAAAAGATTAGCGGACGCGCGTCAATGGAACTTTATTGAAGCTCGCCTCGTTTATTTCAGTCAACGCTCAGACAGGGAAGACGTAATCAGACGTCTTTGGCGCAACAACTCGAGGTACGTTCGATTTTCTCTTTCGTCGCGCACCCCCATATTGCGAGTATTTAACTGGACAGGGATTTCGATCGCTAGGACGACGATGAGGGCGGAAATAGCATGGAGGGTAGCAGCAGCAATGAAAGTAACAAAAGTAACGAGGGCGACAAGTTGGGTAACGTCCAGGGCTCCGACGAAAGTTCTTCCAGCGAGAGCGACTACGATGACTCGGATGAGGAAGGCGGTGGTTTCGTTAAAGCGTTGATCGATCTGCTTCAGCTAGCCGCGCCCATCTTGGACGATCTCAGCGATGTAAGAACAATGACGAGAATCACGTATACGTTTCGTCGTCGCGTTTACAATTGTTAATGCTTTCAGCCCGAATCGGACGCCGACATTGGCGACGTGCTAGCGGCCGCGGTTCCACTGCTCGAGGAACTTTCGGAGGTAAGAACCCGAGCGAGTCACCTTGAGCCACTTCTTTCATTTCACGGCAAATAAGGCAGTTGCGAGAAGAAGCAATCGTATCGAATCGATGTCGACCATATTTGAAACTTACTTTTAGGGCGACGGTGAAACAGAGGGGTTCGACATCCCGGCACTGCTCCTGCCGATATTGCTGCAGATCAGCGGAGTGAGTCGCCATGGTTCGTGCGAGGTGTCAGGTAACGTTGTAACGAGATTTGTTTCAGGGTATGGACGGGCAGAGGGACTCGGCCGCGATTTTAACGCCGCTTCTTCAATTAAGCGCACCGCTAGTTGGTCCGCTCAGCGGTCCATTGCTCGTACCACTGAGCCGTCAGAGCAGcaacgtatgtatatatatacaacaATGAACACTAATTATGTGTCGTTAGAAGCTAACGCAAATTGTAGCCTCCAggcgaaggtggatcgtcgtCTGGTGATATAATCAAAGTCTTACTGGAACCCCTACTTCAGGTGACTACCATCATCTATATTGGTCATCTTCGAAGAGCATTTTATATACACAACTAATTTGCAATGAGATAACTATTTATTTTCAGCCTGTTGGGCCTGGGAAGATGACCGTACTCTCGAACCTGATCGCCGGAGTTATCTCTAGTCTTAGCAAAGTACGCATTGATCTTTCTGTTAATACGCCTCTGTTCTACCCTAATAAATCGTTTCGTCATTAAACCAGTGTCGTGTGTGTTATCGTATACCGCCTTTCGATGTTTTATTGCAACCGTACCGTTTCTAAAAGCCTCGTACTGTGACAAATATACAAGAGTTGGTTTTCTCGGACCTTTTCCAGAACTCAGCGCCCGGTGGCAAATCGGACATAACGAGCCTCGTGAAAGCAGTGGTCGCAGGGTCGATAGCTGGTACCAGCGCTGGTTCCAGCGGTCAGAAGGACAGCTATGGCGCGCCCACTGGCTACGCTGCTACTCCATACGGTAACGTAAGTTCTGCTCTATCAATTTGGTCTCTCTTATTTGGGAATCTAGATTCAACCAAGCGCCAAAGTTAGCCCGCAGTACTACAGGCCGGAAACGTCTCTCGAGATCTCGTTCCACGCCCTGTGACACTGTGCTTCTGAACTTTTCAGCCGTCGGACAACCAAAATCCGTTCCTCGTGATCGGCTCTTCGGTGAAAACCGTCGTTGACGCGGCGTTAAACTTGGTTACCTCTTTAGTGAACGCCTTCACGGGTATTCTTGGCGCCTCCTCGAGTTCTTCGAACGAACCGGCACCCTACGGTCCGCCACCGACCACCTATACCAGACGACCCTCCTACATGGTTCCTCCTAGCGATTCCGTTAGCATAACTACTCGCGGTCCCGAGCGTTTGAAGGCTTGAAAGACGTCGATCGTTAACATTTCCGACGAATCAGTGGAAAATAAAGCGAAACCTCCTCGTGTTCCATGTTCTTTTCTGATTTCGCTCGATATCGCGAGACCGTCGAGTCGTGCAACCGCTGACGATGATGCAAGATGTTATTGTAAACGTGTGATTCATTAAAAAATATGTAACGATTATAAGCGCGCGATAATTCAAGATCGCAGAATACGTTAACGAATAGAAACCTTCGATCCGGCCTGATTCGAAACTGTTCACCTTGCCACTATACTTGAACCCTTTATTTGTACCAGAATGCGTTATTAATCGAGGAGTCGCGTAACGATACTTTCATTATTTATAGATTATGGAAGTGGACCGAGCTGATTTTACGTAACGCGAAAACATAGGGGGTAAAAAGAAAAGCTTTTCCGTGAATAGCTCCAGGTATGCGCCGCACTTTCTCTAGTAGTACTTCCTCTGACTCTTATTTTAAAAAGTTAATTTACGCGTTgcgataaaaaagaaaatctgtgcatAATCCGTGGTCCAATTCCAAACGTACGCTGTTACCGTTCACCGTGTTCCTTTTTCAACTGTAAATCAATGTCGACGAGACGTACAGCGCGAAATCGGTTGAACGGCGATAAACGATACGTATGGTAAAAGTGCGTGACGCGTAACGAGATAGTGGATGTTCCGGTCTCGAACAAAACCGATGCAATTTCACGTAACGATCGTTGGCTCTCCTGAAAAGGCTAGGGACGCCAATTAATTCGCGCGCGCCGCCTACGAAGCAAATGACTTCATCCTTGTAGGAGTCGGCGCAACTTCGAATTTCTCTATTCAAATTTCGAACCTTCGATCGAGACATCGAAATGTCGTTTAAATACGAAATGTAACGGTGTCACGTCTGATATTTTAGACGCGACACGTTAGGCGCACGTCTGCGAGCATTTCGTAACGTCCTCCTCAAGA containing:
- the LOC143429310 gene encoding uncharacterized protein LOC143429310 → MMFLLSRMPPGCCLMLAVVATSLVTSMPAPPSKRSTEDASDARSGFSSVPKILEIQLPLKIASKDDLVAWAKYVMGLMASKINITLTTVKEAPSKSSGSVRVPDNARQPQNTRNSAFKHFEDTRPINNVRHFGNVNNLESSRYAENIRNLGHSANFDRFRVPANDGRSENIRNSLRNGNIQLPKEKVLPNQQLPTISINGITTSGLFNNRQLYPTFGNIEISDTTIPSPLEIAANINVARSKIKLTEQPFVPQFPDFVPITDTDIDSIFRNRSGITPPSRNYLPVPTTTDNIKFPNDPFVTRYFFDGVERNISSNVDVHPSEIALTTRNPLFFGEDLPLPVKSVDLLSQQRNTSSIKPLFNVPFQAVVTFTRGEPVEVTTSRNEGSKYFTVATRDPLDQFPPYFDTNYTLSNEPGTQINVVFDDGSRVTEVRNDTRKEERKKQEKKKGGSKRQKSQKQKSDTRQPSPIGEFLKTFVAVRRNNTPSADLTPPPLNQQVSSTTQRVPARQRVPPPQRTQLYPPPKPPSTLRQGRRNQTSLAQQLEDDDEGGNSMEGSSSNESNKSNEGDKLGNVQGSDESSSSESDYDDSDEEGGGFVKALIDLLQLAAPILDDLSDPESDADIGDVLAAAVPLLEELSEGDGETEGFDIPALLLPILLQISGGMDGQRDSAAILTPLLQLSAPLVGPLSGPLLVPLSRQSSNPPGEGGSSSGDIIKVLLEPLLQPVGPGKMTVLSNLIAGVISSLSKNSAPGGKSDITSLVKAVVAGSIAGTSAGSSGQKDSYGAPTGYAATPYGNPSDNQNPFLVIGSSVKTVVDAALNLVTSLVNAFTGILGASSSSSNEPAPYGPPPTTYTRRPSYMVPPSDSVSITTRGPERLKA